One region of Flavobacterium pisciphilum genomic DNA includes:
- a CDS encoding alpha/beta hydrolase, whose amino-acid sequence MKNFKIVLMAAFLCSSLLSYGAKVDTLQIASAAMGKTYKAAVVLPNSYAKSKASFPVLYLLHGAYGHFGDWLKSTPDKKLVQNLSDQYNLIVVMPEGETFSFYLDSPVNKESQFETYITKEVIQKIDKTYRTISDRKGRVISGLSMGGHGALSLSAKHPDLFCAAGSMSGAVDMGSMLNRDSAAQVVKLMQPIFGDKSDDVELYKQNAVLGMVDKIKANKLALIIDCGVDDFLIEPNRELHRRLVYNKVAHDYTERPGAHTWDYWENSLPYHVLYFSKVLAKNGAVVN is encoded by the coding sequence ATGAAAAACTTTAAAATTGTATTAATGGCTGCTTTTTTATGCAGTTCACTTTTGTCTTATGGAGCCAAAGTAGATACACTACAAATTGCTAGTGCTGCAATGGGGAAAACGTATAAGGCAGCAGTTGTTTTACCAAATTCCTATGCCAAAAGCAAAGCTTCATTCCCCGTATTGTATTTATTACATGGCGCTTACGGACATTTTGGAGATTGGTTAAAAAGTACACCAGATAAAAAACTAGTACAAAATTTATCAGATCAATACAATTTGATTGTTGTAATGCCAGAAGGAGAAACGTTTAGTTTTTACTTGGATAGTCCAGTGAATAAAGAGAGTCAGTTTGAAACCTATATCACCAAAGAAGTAATTCAGAAAATAGACAAAACTTACCGAACTATTAGCGATAGAAAGGGAAGGGTAATTTCAGGACTTTCTATGGGAGGGCATGGAGCATTGTCATTATCGGCGAAACATCCCGATTTGTTTTGTGCTGCTGGAAGCATGAGTGGTGCTGTAGATATGGGGAGTATGTTAAATCGAGATTCAGCTGCTCAGGTAGTAAAACTAATGCAACCTATTTTTGGAGATAAAAGTGATGATGTAGAATTGTATAAACAAAATGCAGTTTTAGGAATGGTCGACAAAATAAAAGCCAATAAGCTAGCCTTAATTATAGATTGCGGAGTTGATGATTTTCTAATCGAGCCCAATCGTGAATTGCATCGAAGATTGGTGTATAATAAAGTAGCCCATGATTATACCGAAAGACCAGGAGCACATACATGGGACTATTGGGAAAATTCATTGCCTTATCATGTGTTGTATTTTAGTAAAGTCTTGGCTAAAAATGGAGCTGTTGTAAATTAA
- a CDS encoding T9SS type A sorting domain-containing protein, with protein MKKKYFYYILFLLLNTTLLFGQKVTLTPLVVNGKSFTSGPLNLESTPISSVSLNVKVDSPAPPGDNGTINVYYLKANALGASIPSGGNGGTLLFGGGKTANRQFVISLNWNDFSTSGGYVYAEYKNATGVVYKSASIAVIKNSTLGGGTLTPPADAPNPANIANTLCCNQTVRLGEKPSLIIGSQYANPYANYNYGINSSWSATGNSTIKFLSTENQTLELDYITELKNFTVSRGLGYNNTLNHTNKSNTITVTVVPSPISRNEITIDASIDENNFAEITNTNPKMIIGNWPTVNLNTLQDPFNTPKRSDTYAEIEKYEWQYGLTNKTYPIVNNWTTLPNENSASLNSSSLPILSDSEDNVYLVRRIAIYKDLKITSNSLKIVLRTVRNNNTICCDQALIISASNTISTPTLIIGSDATPETNQYLKYQWQSQSIDNNNSGKISNWSNIVGATSKDYLPPTLQLVSSNRRGEITWSTPVIYNYRRVTEPQYYNGIFSYSNEINLSSINYKNSESSVIIYPNPATSVINIKNKNFAYKPNNLNLNIVNIMGQIVNSNNFSLVDPYTISINISDLPIGTYFINLQSTPSRTTQLKFYKTN; from the coding sequence ATGAAAAAGAAATACTTTTATTACATTCTATTCCTTTTGTTAAACACAACTCTTTTATTTGGACAAAAAGTAACCCTTACTCCACTAGTTGTAAATGGTAAAAGCTTCACGTCAGGACCTTTAAACCTTGAATCAACTCCTATATCAAGCGTTTCATTAAACGTTAAAGTAGATTCTCCTGCTCCCCCAGGAGATAATGGCACTATAAACGTATATTATCTTAAAGCCAATGCCCTTGGAGCAAGCATACCTTCAGGAGGCAATGGAGGAACACTCCTTTTTGGAGGAGGTAAAACCGCTAATCGCCAATTTGTGATTTCTTTAAACTGGAACGATTTTAGTACCTCAGGAGGGTATGTATATGCAGAATATAAAAATGCAACTGGTGTGGTTTACAAAAGCGCCAGCATTGCAGTTATAAAAAATTCAACTCTTGGTGGAGGAACTTTAACACCACCTGCCGATGCTCCTAACCCTGCAAATATTGCAAATACTTTATGTTGTAACCAAACTGTAAGACTTGGAGAGAAACCTTCGCTTATAATAGGTTCACAATATGCAAATCCGTATGCAAATTATAACTATGGTATAAACAGCTCTTGGAGCGCAACCGGAAATAGCACAATTAAATTTTTAAGCACTGAAAACCAAACATTAGAACTGGATTACATAACTGAGCTTAAAAATTTTACAGTTTCGAGGGGTCTAGGCTATAATAATACCCTTAATCACACAAATAAAAGCAACACCATAACTGTTACTGTTGTCCCATCCCCTATTTCTCGAAATGAAATTACTATTGACGCATCAATAGATGAAAACAATTTTGCTGAAATTACAAATACGAATCCAAAAATGATAATTGGCAATTGGCCTACTGTAAACCTAAATACTTTACAAGATCCATTTAACACACCTAAAAGAAGTGATACATATGCAGAAATTGAGAAATATGAATGGCAATATGGCTTAACAAATAAAACGTATCCAATAGTGAATAATTGGACTACTCTACCTAATGAAAATAGCGCTTCATTAAATTCATCAAGTCTTCCAATCCTAAGTGATTCTGAAGATAACGTTTACTTAGTAAGACGAATTGCTATTTATAAAGATTTAAAAATAACTAGTAATTCTTTAAAAATAGTACTTAGAACTGTTCGTAATAACAATACCATTTGTTGTGATCAAGCTCTTATAATATCAGCTTCGAATACCATTAGCACACCTACTCTTATTATTGGTTCAGATGCAACACCAGAAACAAACCAATATTTAAAATATCAATGGCAGAGTCAATCTATTGACAATAATAATAGTGGGAAAATTAGTAATTGGTCAAATATTGTCGGAGCAACATCTAAAGATTATTTACCCCCTACTCTTCAACTTGTTTCTAGTAACAGAAGAGGCGAAATCACTTGGTCAACCCCAGTTATATATAATTATAGACGCGTTACAGAACCACAATATTATAATGGAATTTTTTCTTATAGTAATGAAATAAATCTATCATCAATAAATTATAAAAATTCTGAATCTAGCGTAATCATTTACCCAAATCCCGCAACATCAGTTATAAATATCAAAAATAAAAATTTTGCATACAAACCAAATAATCTTAATTTAAATATAGTTAATATTATGGGGCAGATTGTTAATTCAAATAATTTCTCACTTGTAGATCCATATACAATAAGTATAAATATTTCAGATTTACCAATAGGAACTTATTTCATAAATTTACAATCAACTCCTAGTAGGACTACTCAATTAAAATTCTATAAAACCAATTAA
- a CDS encoding TerC family protein, protein MIVWILFLIAVIGILALDLGVFNKTPHIISTKEASKWTLIWVSVSFLFSGVIYWLYSTNYVENPDGLKPAAAAVKFITGYLIELSLSIDNIFVIAIIFASFKIPQKYQHRVLFWGILGAIVFRGIMIFFGVMLINKFTWTTYLFGAFLLFTAMKMLFSKDEEDFHPKDSFAYKTLGKIIPITSETDKEKFFIRTDKGKTATPLFVALIIIEVMDVIFAIDSVPAILAITSDPFLVFSSNIFAILGLRSMYFFLANMLAKFSYLEYSLIAILSFVGLKMLLHDYIEIPEWGSLAFIGLALAVGIIVSLQSSKKTEEDKVTEPED, encoded by the coding sequence ATGATTGTCTGGATTCTATTTTTAATTGCGGTAATCGGTATCCTTGCTCTTGACCTTGGTGTGTTTAACAAAACACCTCATATTATAAGTACTAAGGAAGCCAGTAAATGGACTCTTATTTGGGTAAGTGTCTCCTTTTTATTCTCTGGCGTTATCTATTGGTTGTACTCGACAAACTACGTAGAAAACCCCGATGGATTAAAACCTGCAGCTGCTGCCGTAAAATTTATCACTGGATATCTAATCGAACTATCCTTAAGTATTGATAATATTTTTGTGATCGCTATTATTTTTGCCTCTTTTAAGATTCCGCAAAAGTACCAACACCGTGTCTTATTCTGGGGAATTCTAGGCGCTATTGTGTTTAGAGGGATTATGATTTTCTTTGGCGTCATGCTTATTAATAAGTTCACTTGGACAACTTACCTATTTGGAGCATTCTTGCTTTTTACTGCTATGAAAATGCTGTTCTCTAAAGATGAAGAAGATTTTCATCCTAAAGACTCATTTGCATACAAAACCTTAGGCAAAATCATACCTATCACTTCTGAAACCGATAAAGAGAAGTTTTTCATTCGGACTGACAAAGGAAAAACGGCAACTCCTCTTTTTGTTGCTTTAATCATAATTGAAGTAATGGATGTAATATTTGCGATAGATAGCGTTCCTGCAATTCTCGCCATTACATCAGATCCGTTTTTAGTATTCAGCTCTAATATATTTGCGATTTTAGGTTTACGCTCTATGTATTTCTTCCTAGCCAATATGCTTGCAAAATTCAGTTATCTAGAATATAGCTTAATTGCTATTTTAAGTTTTGTAGGCCTTAAAATGTTACTTCACGATTATATCGAAATACCTGAATGGGGCTCTTTAGCATTTATAGGTCTTGCTCTTGCCGTAGGTATTATTGTTTCTCTACAATCAAGTAAAAAAACTGAGGAAGATAAAGTTACAGAACCTGAGGATTAA
- a CDS encoding glutamine synthetase beta-grasp domain-containing protein, whose translation MAKIKLEYIWLDGYEPTQNLRSKTKVEEHENFKGTLEELGNWSFDGSSTKQAEGGSSDCLLVPVAIYPDPTRINGYLVMSEVMYADGAPHPSNGRATIDDDNDDFWFGFEQEYFIMDTKTLLPLGFPVGGYPAPQGMYYCSVGGKNTHGRKLVEEHADLCIAAGINFEGINQEVACGQWEFQLFAKGAKKAGDEIWIARYLLDRLTEKYGYYIEYHPKPLGDTDWNGSGMHANFSNEVLRTCGDQATYEKICEAFRPVTAEHIAVYGAYNDLRLTGKHETASIHDFSFGISDRGASIRIPLITVQKGWKGWLEDRRPASNGDPYKIAARIIKTVKSAL comes from the coding sequence ATGGCTAAAATAAAGTTAGAGTACATTTGGTTAGATGGATATGAACCAACACAAAATCTTAGAAGCAAAACTAAAGTTGAAGAACACGAAAATTTCAAAGGAACATTAGAAGAACTTGGTAACTGGTCTTTTGATGGATCTTCAACTAAACAAGCCGAAGGTGGATCTTCAGATTGTTTATTGGTTCCTGTTGCAATTTACCCAGATCCAACTCGTATCAATGGATACTTAGTTATGTCTGAAGTTATGTATGCTGACGGAGCTCCGCATCCATCTAACGGTAGAGCTACTATTGATGATGACAATGATGACTTCTGGTTTGGTTTTGAACAAGAATATTTCATCATGGACACTAAAACTTTATTGCCATTAGGTTTCCCTGTAGGAGGCTATCCTGCTCCACAAGGTATGTACTACTGCTCTGTAGGTGGAAAAAACACACACGGTAGAAAATTAGTCGAAGAGCATGCTGATTTATGTATCGCTGCTGGTATTAACTTTGAAGGGATCAACCAAGAGGTTGCTTGCGGACAATGGGAATTCCAATTATTTGCTAAAGGTGCAAAAAAAGCTGGTGACGAAATTTGGATCGCTAGATACTTACTTGATCGTTTGACTGAAAAATATGGTTACTATATCGAATACCACCCTAAACCACTTGGTGATACTGATTGGAATGGTTCTGGTATGCACGCTAATTTCTCTAACGAAGTTTTAAGAACTTGTGGAGATCAAGCTACTTACGAAAAAATCTGTGAAGCTTTCCGTCCTGTTACTGCTGAGCATATTGCTGTTTACGGTGCTTATAACGATTTACGTTTAACTGGTAAACACGAAACTGCTTCTATTCATGATTTCTCTTTCGGAATTTCTGATAGAGGAGCTTCGATAAGAATCCCATTGATTACTGTACAAAAAGGTTGGAAAGGTTGGTTAGAAGACAGAAGACCTGCATCTAACGGTGACCCTTATAAAATTGCTGCTAGAATTATCAAAACTGTTAAATCAGCATTGTAA
- a CDS encoding glutamine synthetase III — protein sequence MSTLRFQALKEASTRKPVQFEETDRKSTIFGSNVFNDKAMKQYLTSDAFKGVQGAVQHGTKIDRKLADYIAMGMKEWALSKGVTHYTHWFQPLTGTTAEKHDAFFEISYDGSDSFEKFGGAQLVQQEPDASSFPNGGIRNTFEARGYTAWDPTSPAFIFGTTLCIPTVFISYTGEALDNKIPLLRALSAIDDAATDVCKYFDKNVKKVTATLGWEQEYFLVDKSLAESRPDLMMTGRTLLGHTSAKGQQLDDHYFGSIPTRALVYMRDLEQECMLLGIPVKTRHNEVAPNQFELAPIFEETNLAVDHNCLLMDVMQKVAERHHFKVLFHEKPFKGVNGSGKHNNWSLATDTGVNLLSPSKTPMSNLQFLTFFINTIKAVNDYEELLRAAIATASNDHRLGANEAPPAIISVFIGEQLTKVLAELEGVTTGKLSPEEKTDLKLNVVGKIPDVLLDNTDRNRTSPFAFTGNKFEFRAVGSTANCANSMTTLNTIVAKQLKDFKVEVDALIDLKDMKKDDAIFNVLREYIKVSKKILFEGDGYSEAWETEAAKRGLSNHKTTPEALKARASKKALDLFSEMGIMNHVEVEARYEIELEEYTKKIQIEGRVLGDISKNHVIPTAIRYQNTLIENVKGLKEIFGDEFLTIAKEQIVLIKQISGHIEGINSKVEAMTDERRKANQLTDAQEMAEAYCNNVKPYFEDIRNHCDKLELLVDNEIWTLTKYRELLFTK from the coding sequence ATGTCAACATTACGTTTCCAAGCTTTAAAAGAAGCTTCAACAAGAAAGCCTGTTCAGTTTGAAGAAACAGACAGAAAATCAACCATTTTTGGTTCTAATGTATTCAACGATAAAGCAATGAAGCAATATTTGACTTCAGATGCATTTAAAGGAGTACAGGGAGCGGTTCAGCATGGAACTAAGATAGACAGGAAACTGGCTGATTATATCGCAATGGGTATGAAAGAATGGGCTCTTTCAAAAGGAGTTACACATTATACACACTGGTTTCAGCCATTAACAGGTACAACTGCAGAAAAGCACGATGCATTTTTTGAGATATCATATGATGGTAGCGATTCATTCGAAAAATTTGGAGGAGCACAATTGGTACAACAAGAGCCAGATGCATCAAGCTTTCCAAATGGAGGAATAAGAAATACATTTGAAGCAAGAGGATATACTGCATGGGATCCAACATCACCAGCATTTATTTTTGGAACTACATTATGTATACCAACTGTTTTCATTTCATATACAGGAGAAGCATTAGATAATAAGATTCCTTTATTAAGAGCATTATCTGCAATTGATGATGCAGCAACAGATGTTTGTAAATATTTTGATAAGAATGTTAAGAAAGTTACTGCAACTCTTGGATGGGAGCAGGAATATTTCCTTGTAGACAAATCTCTTGCAGAATCTCGTCCTGATCTTATGATGACAGGAAGAACTTTGTTAGGGCATACTTCTGCCAAAGGACAACAATTAGACGATCATTATTTTGGTTCAATTCCTACTCGTGCATTAGTTTATATGAGAGATTTGGAGCAAGAGTGTATGTTATTGGGTATACCAGTAAAAACACGTCATAATGAGGTAGCGCCAAATCAGTTTGAGTTGGCACCAATTTTTGAAGAGACAAATCTAGCAGTAGATCATAACTGTTTATTAATGGATGTAATGCAAAAGGTAGCCGAGCGCCATCACTTTAAAGTATTATTTCATGAAAAACCTTTTAAAGGAGTTAATGGATCAGGTAAACACAACAACTGGTCGTTGGCAACAGATACAGGAGTAAACTTGTTAAGTCCAAGCAAAACTCCGATGAGTAATTTACAGTTTTTAACGTTCTTTATTAATACAATAAAAGCGGTTAATGATTATGAAGAATTACTAAGAGCAGCAATTGCGACAGCAAGTAATGATCACCGATTAGGAGCAAATGAAGCACCACCGGCAATTATCTCAGTATTTATTGGTGAGCAATTAACAAAGGTATTGGCAGAATTAGAAGGGGTAACAACTGGAAAATTATCGCCAGAAGAAAAAACAGATTTAAAATTAAATGTAGTAGGTAAAATTCCAGATGTACTTTTGGATAATACAGATAGAAACAGAACGTCACCATTTGCATTTACAGGAAATAAATTTGAGTTTAGAGCAGTTGGTTCAACAGCAAACTGTGCTAATTCAATGACTACACTTAATACTATTGTTGCAAAACAATTAAAAGACTTTAAAGTAGAAGTTGATGCTTTGATTGATTTAAAAGACATGAAGAAGGACGACGCCATCTTTAATGTTTTGAGAGAGTATATTAAGGTTTCTAAAAAAATCCTTTTTGAAGGAGACGGATATAGCGAAGCATGGGAAACTGAAGCTGCTAAAAGAGGATTGAGTAATCATAAAACAACTCCAGAGGCATTAAAAGCAAGAGCATCTAAGAAAGCGTTGGATTTATTCTCAGAAATGGGAATCATGAATCATGTTGAGGTAGAAGCACGTTACGAAATTGAATTGGAAGAGTACACTAAGAAAATTCAAATAGAAGGAAGAGTTTTAGGAGATATATCTAAAAATCATGTTATTCCTACCGCTATTCGTTATCAAAATACATTGATAGAAAATGTAAAAGGATTAAAAGAAATTTTTGGAGACGAATTCCTTACAATTGCAAAAGAGCAAATTGTATTGATTAAACAAATTTCTGGACATATTGAAGGAATCAATTCAAAAGTAGAAGCGATGACTGATGAAAGAAGAAAAGCAAACCAGCTTACAGATGCGCAAGAAATGGCAGAAGCTTATTGTAATAATGTAAAACCTTATTTTGAGGATATTAGAAATCATTGCGATAAACTAGAGTTACTTGTAGATAATGAAATCTGGACATTGACTAAATATAGAGAACTATTGTTTACAAAATAA
- a CDS encoding curli production assembly/transport protein CsgE — MQNTYAQVVYTEVKAKIEIEKIENLLAITGTAENLKSEFKNISYKLSVLKVNKSNSNQSNNAQDGRVTLEPIQKVNLSKTQVNFTPDDEIIILLLIYDDNNAVIGKDKVIFGGKDESRIAIPTPTDGLEINGIVSNDTKTKLGNDFYDYFYSEYSKLKIKSHKIVTVREELTFGRTTKIMIDVDGEIIDEFISRPDEEFLKYMAESSSAKIFKYFKNIERQNKFITQY; from the coding sequence ATGCAAAATACATATGCGCAAGTGGTTTATACAGAGGTGAAAGCAAAAATTGAAATTGAAAAAATAGAAAATTTACTTGCGATTACCGGGACAGCCGAAAATTTAAAATCAGAGTTTAAAAACATCTCTTATAAATTATCGGTTTTAAAAGTAAATAAATCAAATTCTAATCAATCAAATAATGCGCAAGATGGTAGAGTTACATTAGAACCAATTCAAAAAGTAAATCTTTCAAAAACACAGGTGAATTTTACACCAGACGATGAAATAATCATCTTGTTATTGATTTATGATGATAATAATGCAGTTATAGGAAAAGATAAAGTAATTTTTGGTGGAAAGGATGAATCTAGAATAGCCATTCCAACACCTACAGACGGATTAGAAATTAATGGTATAGTTTCAAACGATACCAAGACTAAGTTAGGCAATGATTTTTACGATTATTTTTATTCAGAATATTCGAAATTAAAAATCAAATCACATAAGATCGTTACGGTTCGAGAAGAGTTAACCTTCGGAAGAACTACTAAGATAATGATAGATGTTGATGGAGAAATAATAGATGAATTTATTTCAAGACCAGACGAAGAGTTTTTAAAATACATGGCAGAATCATCATCGGCTAAAATTTTTAAGTATTTTAAAAACATCGAACGACAAAATAAGTTTATCACTCAGTATTGA
- a CDS encoding curli assembly protein CsgF, which yields MKTITLLFCLLGICFTSVAQDLAYKPINPAFGGDTFNYNWLLSSAQAQNDYKEDKTTGFEQKSDLQRFKENLNNQLLNRLSNSLFEDQFGTGTGTTGIGTGTGGGGIKPGSYVFGTLSVDVYDSNLGLVVDILDIETGEQTQVIVPGNN from the coding sequence ATGAAGACAATAACTTTACTATTTTGTTTACTAGGAATATGTTTTACTTCAGTTGCGCAAGATTTAGCATACAAACCTATCAACCCAGCTTTTGGGGGAGATACTTTTAACTACAATTGGTTGCTTAGTTCGGCGCAAGCACAAAATGACTACAAAGAAGATAAAACTACAGGATTCGAACAAAAATCAGATTTACAACGTTTCAAAGAGAATCTTAACAATCAATTGTTGAATAGACTTTCCAATTCTTTGTTTGAAGATCAGTTTGGTACGGGTACAGGTACAACAGGTATCGGTACTGGTACAGGAGGAGGAGGAATTAAACCAGGATCCTATGTCTTTGGAACACTCTCTGTAGATGTTTACGATTCCAACCTTGGTCTTGTTGTAGATATCTTGGATATAGAAACTGGGGAGCAAACACAAGTAATTGTTCCTGGAAACAATTAG
- a CDS encoding CsgG/HfaB family protein, whose amino-acid sequence MNQKSLFGVLIVLLFSGCGAYFNQPVGVQKAIYGENTPATSALTNIPKPKEQIVVGVYKFKDQTGQYKAIEQGSTFSTAVTQGATSILIKALEDSKWFIPIERENLGNLLNERNIIRSTRQEYSTKPNEKEAPLTPLLFAGVLLEGGIISYDTNIITGGFGARYFGAGASVRYRQDRVTVYLRLVSTSNGKILNTVYVSKTILSQSVDANLFRYVNLNRLLEVETGFTRNEPIQLAVTEAIEKAVEGLIVDGIKDKLWEVDAPKVQVDNFVAGYDNEKSEADLAQLYGRNLTERRGRFGIELAGGATYMQGDYPNPVAKPMGRGAVKFFITPAFDVSASTNVFKLGNKDKLDVGYATLDLNLELSILPHDVFTPFVFGGAGVGFNSKYKNMHTKVQVGGGLEYLMTSNLGLKVYAEYNVNFTDMIDYVDSGVRDDFYWRFGLGVTYYFPKNYHRKKRM is encoded by the coding sequence ATGAATCAAAAATCACTTTTTGGAGTTCTAATAGTTCTTTTATTCTCTGGCTGTGGTGCGTATTTTAATCAACCAGTTGGAGTGCAAAAAGCTATTTATGGAGAGAATACACCAGCTACCTCGGCATTAACCAATATTCCTAAACCTAAAGAACAAATTGTTGTTGGGGTCTATAAATTTAAAGATCAAACAGGACAGTATAAAGCCATTGAACAAGGAAGCACATTTAGTACAGCAGTCACACAAGGAGCTACTTCTATTTTGATAAAAGCACTTGAGGACTCAAAATGGTTTATTCCAATTGAACGTGAAAACTTAGGAAATTTACTTAATGAAAGAAATATCATTAGATCTACTAGACAGGAGTATTCAACTAAACCTAATGAAAAAGAAGCCCCATTGACGCCTCTTTTATTTGCAGGTGTTTTGCTAGAAGGAGGTATTATATCCTATGACACAAATATTATTACAGGAGGTTTTGGTGCTAGATATTTTGGTGCAGGAGCTTCAGTAAGATATAGACAAGATAGAGTTACAGTTTATCTAAGATTAGTTTCAACATCAAACGGTAAAATTTTAAATACTGTTTATGTTTCCAAAACAATTTTATCACAAAGTGTCGATGCCAATTTATTTCGATACGTAAACCTAAACAGATTATTAGAAGTCGAAACAGGTTTTACTAGAAATGAACCTATACAATTAGCCGTTACCGAAGCTATAGAAAAAGCAGTTGAGGGGCTTATTGTAGACGGAATAAAAGACAAACTTTGGGAAGTAGACGCCCCAAAAGTTCAGGTTGATAACTTTGTTGCGGGTTATGATAATGAAAAAAGCGAAGCCGATTTAGCACAGCTTTACGGCAGAAACCTAACCGAGAGAAGAGGACGCTTTGGAATTGAGCTTGCAGGTGGAGCAACCTACATGCAAGGTGATTATCCTAACCCAGTTGCAAAACCAATGGGAAGAGGTGCCGTAAAATTTTTCATTACCCCAGCTTTTGATGTTAGTGCTTCAACAAATGTTTTTAAACTCGGTAATAAAGACAAGCTAGATGTTGGGTATGCAACTCTAGATTTAAATCTAGAATTATCGATACTACCTCACGATGTCTTTACCCCTTTCGTTTTTGGAGGAGCAGGTGTAGGATTCAATTCCAAGTATAAAAATATGCATACTAAGGTGCAAGTTGGAGGAGGCCTCGAGTATTTGATGACAAGCAATCTTGGTTTGAAAGTGTATGCAGAATACAATGTAAATTTTACAGATATGATAGATTATGTCGATAGTGGAGTCAGGGACGATTTTTATTGGCGATTTGGTTTAGGGGTAACCTATTATTTCCCAAAGAACTATCATAGAAAAAAGAGAATGTAA